A single genomic interval of Arthrobacter methylotrophus harbors:
- a CDS encoding rhomboid family intramembrane serine protease, producing the protein MALYNNGDGPVPAKDSLANRARGGLLFMGGFVGLLAVIELVNTLMSHSLNGLFGLRSRSMDGVFDILTFPLLHANFGHLLSNALPLVIFGFLVFLSGLRIFLTALAFSWLGSGLAVWLIGGGGVTIGASGLVFGLFAFLLVRGFFNRSWWQILLSVVLFLAYGSILFGMLPTVMGFVSWQAHLGGAIGGVLAAVLLRPRPGAVPQPN; encoded by the coding sequence ATGGCGCTTTACAACAACGGCGACGGGCCAGTACCGGCCAAGGACTCTTTGGCCAACCGCGCCCGGGGCGGACTGCTGTTCATGGGTGGCTTTGTGGGACTCCTGGCGGTGATCGAGTTGGTCAACACGTTGATGTCGCACAGCCTCAACGGCTTGTTCGGGCTGCGTTCCCGGAGCATGGACGGGGTTTTCGACATCCTGACGTTTCCGCTGCTCCACGCCAATTTCGGCCATCTCCTGTCCAATGCGCTGCCGCTGGTCATCTTTGGGTTCCTGGTGTTCCTGTCCGGTCTCCGGATATTCCTGACGGCATTGGCGTTCAGCTGGCTAGGTTCCGGGCTCGCCGTATGGCTCATTGGGGGTGGAGGCGTGACCATCGGCGCTTCGGGCCTGGTTTTTGGGCTCTTTGCGTTCCTGTTGGTGCGCGGCTTCTTTAATCGCAGCTGGTGGCAGATCCTGCTCTCCGTGGTGCTCTTCCTGGCCTATGGCAGCATCCTGTTCGGAATGTTGCCCACGGTGATGGGCTTCGTCTCGTGGCAGGCACACCTTGGTGGGGCTATCGGGGGAGTGCTGGCCGCGGTGCTGCTGCGTCCGCGCCCCGGTGCTGTCCCCCAGCCCAACTAA
- the ilvA gene encoding threonine ammonia-lyase, translating to MNTLDTLPVTLDDVLQAQELLEGIITKTPIESSRALGAMVGGEVFFKCENLQRAGSFKVRGAYVRMARLSPEEKKRGVVAASAGNHAQGVAVAAKSLGIKARIYMPLGVALPKLAATRSHGAEVVLHGHNVDEALAEAERYANETGAVFVHPFDNVDVVAGQGTVGLEILDQIPNVDTVLMGVGGGGLLAGVAVAIKARARELGREIRIIGVQAENAAAYPPSLAADALVPLKKVSTMADGIAVGRPGQLPFSIIRELVDDVVTVSEDSLARALIFLLERAKMVVEPAGAVGVAALMDGKIENPGTTAVILSGGNIDPMLMLKVIQRGLSAAGRYMTVRMMLDDRPGSLATIARIIAENDANVTGLDHTRVGGAISMGDVSITVNLETKGHEHSEQVLAALRAEGFHPIVVH from the coding sequence GTGAATACCCTCGATACCCTGCCCGTCACCCTGGACGATGTCCTTCAGGCGCAGGAGCTGCTCGAGGGCATTATTACCAAGACGCCGATCGAGTCCTCACGGGCTCTCGGAGCGATGGTAGGCGGTGAGGTCTTCTTCAAATGCGAGAACCTCCAGCGGGCGGGTTCCTTCAAGGTCCGCGGGGCCTACGTGCGGATGGCGCGGTTGTCTCCTGAAGAGAAAAAGCGCGGCGTCGTCGCGGCATCGGCAGGCAACCACGCACAAGGTGTCGCGGTGGCCGCGAAAAGCCTGGGAATCAAGGCGCGCATCTACATGCCTCTCGGTGTGGCGCTTCCGAAACTTGCAGCGACCCGCAGCCACGGAGCCGAGGTTGTCCTGCACGGACACAACGTTGATGAGGCCCTGGCCGAGGCGGAGCGCTACGCGAATGAAACAGGCGCCGTCTTCGTCCACCCCTTCGACAACGTTGACGTCGTGGCTGGGCAAGGCACGGTCGGACTGGAAATCCTGGACCAGATCCCCAACGTCGACACAGTCCTCATGGGCGTTGGTGGCGGCGGTCTCCTGGCCGGTGTCGCCGTCGCGATCAAAGCGAGGGCCAGGGAGCTGGGCCGGGAGATCCGGATCATCGGTGTGCAGGCCGAGAATGCCGCGGCCTACCCGCCGTCGCTCGCTGCTGACGCTTTGGTGCCGCTCAAGAAGGTTTCCACGATGGCGGACGGCATCGCCGTCGGGCGCCCCGGCCAGCTGCCATTCAGCATCATCCGCGAACTCGTTGACGACGTCGTGACCGTGAGCGAAGACTCCTTGGCACGGGCCCTGATCTTCCTGCTCGAACGGGCCAAGATGGTGGTTGAACCGGCTGGTGCAGTCGGCGTGGCTGCCCTCATGGACGGCAAGATTGAAAACCCGGGCACCACTGCCGTCATCCTGTCCGGCGGCAACATCGATCCGATGCTGATGCTCAAGGTGATCCAGCGCGGCCTCTCCGCAGCCGGACGCTACATGACCGTCCGCATGATGCTGGATGACCGGCCTGGTTCCCTGGCCACCATCGCCCGCATCATCGCCGAAAACGACGCCAATGTGACCGGCCTGGACCACACCAGGGTGGGCGGCGCGATCAGCATGGGCGACGTTTCCATCACCGTCAATCTGGAGACCAAGGGCCACGAACACAGCGAGCAAGTTCTGGCAGCCCTTCGCGCCGAAGGCTTCCACCCGATCGTGGTGCACTGA
- a CDS encoding AI-2E family transporter, with product MTPGQDATPTADRISAGPVSAGPGPLPECRIEQDIPYGVRIAAAWSWRVGLIMVVVGALVWLLGKVSFLVIPLMVASLLAGLLYPVTGWLRKLGMPQGVAVAITVLGFLGVIGGALTLVGRQLAVGFGELWQEALAGIQQVQAWLANGPLQLTADQIDKYVQDATAALQNNSSSILSGALSFGSTAGHFAAGMVLALFILIFFLLEGSRIWRFIVGLLPRTARAAADGAGRRGWSSMVSYVRIQMFVAFVDAFGIGVGAAIIQVPLALPLAVLVFIGSFIPVVGALVTGAIAVLLALVANGLVNALIMVAIVLFVQQIESHILQPLIMGKAVSLHPVAVILSVAAGSYLAGIPGALFAVPLLAVANTAVRYIAARTWEHDEGLMTAYAGAGNASRDSDEDPNFKKMHLPGAIAAAQSNRGKGAAAQNPAAERTSPKDAADDINKGE from the coding sequence ATGACGCCAGGACAGGACGCCACGCCAACGGCTGACCGCATTTCTGCTGGACCGGTTTCTGCTGGACCCGGGCCGCTCCCGGAGTGCCGCATCGAGCAGGACATCCCGTATGGAGTGCGGATCGCCGCGGCCTGGTCCTGGCGGGTGGGACTCATCATGGTGGTCGTGGGAGCCCTGGTTTGGTTGCTGGGCAAGGTCAGTTTCCTGGTGATTCCGCTTATGGTGGCCTCCCTTCTTGCCGGTTTGCTCTACCCGGTCACCGGGTGGCTCAGGAAACTGGGGATGCCGCAAGGAGTGGCTGTCGCGATCACGGTTCTGGGGTTCCTGGGTGTCATTGGGGGAGCCTTGACGTTGGTGGGGAGGCAACTCGCCGTGGGGTTCGGCGAGCTCTGGCAGGAAGCGCTCGCCGGCATCCAACAAGTCCAGGCGTGGCTTGCTAACGGCCCGCTGCAACTGACGGCGGACCAGATCGACAAGTATGTCCAAGACGCCACGGCTGCCCTCCAGAACAACAGCAGCAGCATCCTCAGCGGTGCGTTGTCCTTCGGCAGCACTGCAGGGCATTTTGCCGCGGGCATGGTCCTGGCACTCTTCATCCTCATCTTTTTCCTTTTGGAGGGGTCCAGGATCTGGCGGTTCATTGTCGGGCTCCTGCCCCGGACTGCCCGAGCTGCAGCCGACGGCGCGGGGCGGCGAGGATGGTCTTCCATGGTCAGCTACGTCCGGATCCAGATGTTCGTGGCGTTCGTCGACGCCTTCGGAATCGGTGTCGGCGCCGCGATCATCCAGGTTCCCCTCGCCTTGCCCTTGGCCGTCCTGGTGTTTATCGGCTCTTTCATCCCGGTAGTGGGCGCCCTCGTGACCGGAGCTATCGCAGTGCTCCTGGCCTTGGTGGCCAATGGTCTGGTCAACGCGCTCATCATGGTGGCCATCGTGTTGTTCGTGCAGCAGATTGAAAGCCACATCCTCCAGCCGCTCATCATGGGCAAGGCCGTATCGCTGCATCCCGTAGCCGTGATCCTATCGGTCGCAGCCGGTTCGTACCTGGCCGGAATCCCGGGAGCGCTCTTCGCTGTTCCGCTCCTTGCCGTAGCAAATACGGCGGTTCGCTACATTGCCGCGCGGACGTGGGAACATGATGAAGGACTGATGACGGCGTACGCTGGCGCAGGGAACGCATCGCGGGACTCCGATGAGGACCCCAACTTCAAGAAGATGCACCTTCCCGGCGCCATCGCCGCTGCACAGTCCAATCGCGGCAAAGGAGCCGCAGCTCAGAACCCGGCTGCGGAACGGACATCCCCCAAGGATGCCGCAGACGACATCAACAAAGGAGAATAG
- a CDS encoding aldose 1-epimerase family protein yields MPPTTPPSVPDEETVARRFASGRQFEIRRGDALAVVTELAAGLRLFSRDGVQLTESYGDEQLPPGATGITLAPWANRVEDGVWYLDGKKQQLDITEVSRNNASHGLLRNSSYALVDEDEFSVTLEAAIFPQHGYPFVARHRVRYEIDAALALRVSQSFINDSAAPAPFVLGAHPYLRVGDVPPEETVLTGHAGKRLVADERLIPRSSVPVDGDFDLGGGRTVGSLDIDVAYTDLEFDGGIARHTLSAPDGRSVSLEQDENCAYVHVFVTDTFPGRSKAVAIEPMTGPANAFNSGDGLRWLEPGEVFTMKWGIAGAL; encoded by the coding sequence ATGCCTCCCACAACGCCGCCTTCCGTACCGGATGAAGAGACCGTAGCCCGCCGCTTTGCCAGCGGCCGCCAATTCGAGATCCGCCGAGGTGACGCGCTCGCCGTCGTCACGGAGCTCGCCGCCGGCTTGCGGTTGTTCAGCCGCGACGGCGTCCAGCTCACCGAGAGCTATGGTGACGAGCAACTTCCACCCGGCGCCACCGGAATAACCTTGGCTCCTTGGGCCAACCGGGTGGAGGACGGGGTCTGGTACCTCGATGGCAAGAAGCAGCAACTGGACATCACCGAAGTGTCCCGCAACAACGCCAGCCACGGGCTCCTGCGCAACTCTTCCTATGCCCTCGTGGATGAAGACGAATTCTCCGTGACCCTCGAAGCCGCCATCTTCCCGCAGCACGGCTACCCGTTCGTGGCCCGTCACCGGGTCCGGTACGAGATCGATGCCGCGCTCGCATTGCGGGTCTCCCAGAGTTTCATCAATGACTCGGCTGCCCCCGCACCTTTCGTGCTCGGGGCGCACCCATATTTGCGCGTGGGCGATGTTCCGCCGGAAGAGACGGTATTGACGGGTCACGCAGGCAAGCGGCTCGTGGCCGACGAACGGCTCATCCCGCGTAGCTCGGTGCCTGTCGACGGCGATTTTGATCTCGGCGGGGGCCGGACTGTGGGCAGCCTCGACATCGACGTGGCTTACACCGATCTGGAATTCGACGGCGGCATCGCCCGCCACACGCTGTCGGCGCCCGATGGCCGGAGCGTCTCCCTGGAACAGGATGAAAACTGCGCCTACGTCCATGTCTTCGTTACGGATACCTTCCCTGGTCGATCAAAAGCCGTCGCGATAGAACCCATGACAGGCCCGGCGAACGCCTTCAACTCCGGTGACGGGCTGCGCTGGCTTGAGCCGGGGGAGGTCTTCACCATGAAGTGGGGAATTGCGGGAGCGCTCTAG
- the galT gene encoding galactose-1-phosphate uridylyltransferase gives MTRLTSTRLADGRELIYFDDAGSPEREPSLLEDHRDLPPRAEPGEVRYDTLSGEWVAVAAHRQSRTHLPPAEQCPICPTTSRNASEIPAPDYDVVVFENRFPSLGPAVGRIPAAPAWGTAGPAYGRCEVVSFTPSHTGSFAELGETRARTVIEAWSHRTEALSALPGIQQVFPFENRGADIGVTLHHPHGQIYAYPYVTPRAASLGAAASRHFDASKGRESLTSSILNAERQDGSRMVLESGHFSAYVPFAARWPLEVHLVPHRQVPDLAALSGEERDELAHVYLELLKRVDALYPTPTPYISAWHQAPLDAALRPSGHLHLQLTSPRRAADKLKYLAGSEAAMGAFINDATPESAAERLRAVAGDSVTRGRETAHTLPEGAST, from the coding sequence ATGACTCGCCTTACCAGCACACGCCTCGCCGATGGTCGGGAGCTGATCTACTTCGACGACGCCGGCTCACCCGAGCGCGAGCCCTCGTTGCTGGAAGATCATCGGGATCTGCCGCCACGTGCTGAACCGGGCGAGGTTCGTTACGACACGCTCAGCGGCGAATGGGTCGCTGTCGCGGCGCACCGCCAAAGCCGCACCCACTTGCCGCCTGCGGAACAATGCCCCATCTGCCCCACCACGTCCAGGAACGCTTCGGAAATCCCCGCGCCGGACTACGACGTCGTGGTTTTCGAGAACCGTTTCCCTTCGCTGGGGCCGGCGGTCGGTAGGATCCCCGCCGCACCGGCTTGGGGAACTGCGGGACCTGCCTATGGCCGCTGCGAAGTCGTCTCGTTCACCCCCAGCCACACCGGATCCTTCGCCGAGCTCGGCGAAACCAGGGCACGCACGGTTATTGAGGCCTGGTCGCACCGGACTGAGGCCCTCAGCGCCCTCCCGGGAATCCAGCAGGTATTTCCGTTCGAAAACCGGGGTGCGGACATTGGGGTAACTCTCCACCACCCGCACGGACAGATCTATGCCTACCCTTACGTCACGCCGCGGGCGGCAAGCCTTGGCGCCGCGGCCAGCCGGCACTTCGACGCCTCCAAGGGCCGGGAATCGTTGACGTCCTCGATCCTCAATGCCGAACGGCAGGACGGCAGCCGCATGGTGCTCGAGTCCGGACACTTCAGTGCCTACGTACCGTTCGCCGCGCGCTGGCCGTTGGAGGTGCACCTCGTTCCGCATCGCCAAGTTCCGGACCTCGCCGCCTTGAGCGGCGAAGAACGCGACGAACTGGCCCACGTCTACCTCGAGTTGCTCAAGCGCGTGGACGCCCTGTACCCTACGCCTACGCCGTACATTTCAGCCTGGCACCAGGCACCGCTCGACGCAGCCTTGCGGCCGTCCGGCCATCTTCATCTGCAGTTGACCTCCCCGCGCCGTGCCGCCGACAAGCTCAAGTACCTTGCCGGATCCGAGGCCGCCATGGGAGCCTTCATCAACGACGCCACGCCTGAATCCGCGGCCGAACGGCTGCGCGCCGTCGCCGGCGATTCCGTAACTCGTGGCCGAGAAACCGCCCACACGCTTCCGGAAGGGGCCTCAACATGA
- the galK gene encoding galactokinase, translated as MTATPAPALSAVSGQFESIFGSAPDGVWQAPGRVNLIGEHTDYNEGFVLPFAIDKAAKVAVRLRGDSCVRLLSTFGKQGLVETETTTLAPGSAKGWTKYPLGVVWALGQLGLDVPGFDLLMDSDVPLGAGLSSSHAIECAVIMALNDLTGAGLGLEDMVLATQRAENDFVGAPTGIMDQSASLRGSKGHAVFLDCRNQSVQLIPFDPREAGLVLLVIDTKVSHSHADGGYASRRESCEVGAQVLGVTALRDVGIGDLEEASGLLDSATFRRVRHIVTENDRVLQTVERLTTDGPAHIGLLLDASHASMRDDFEISCPELDLAVETSRAHGAIGARMTGGGFGGSAIALTPVGHEQEVRDAVVRAFAAAGFTTPDVFPVTPAAGAARLA; from the coding sequence ATGACCGCAACGCCCGCCCCCGCGCTCAGCGCCGTGTCCGGGCAGTTCGAGTCGATCTTCGGTTCAGCCCCCGACGGCGTCTGGCAGGCACCGGGACGTGTAAACCTGATCGGCGAGCACACCGACTATAACGAGGGCTTCGTGCTGCCGTTCGCGATCGACAAGGCTGCGAAGGTTGCGGTCCGGCTCCGCGGCGATTCATGTGTCCGGCTGCTGTCCACTTTCGGCAAACAAGGCTTGGTGGAGACCGAAACCACCACCTTGGCCCCCGGGTCAGCCAAAGGATGGACCAAGTATCCCCTCGGCGTTGTCTGGGCCCTCGGACAGCTCGGGCTCGACGTCCCCGGCTTTGATTTGCTCATGGATTCCGACGTCCCCCTCGGCGCCGGTCTGTCTTCCTCACACGCCATCGAATGCGCAGTCATCATGGCACTCAACGACCTCACGGGCGCGGGACTGGGCCTCGAAGACATGGTCCTCGCAACCCAAAGGGCCGAGAACGACTTCGTGGGCGCCCCCACCGGCATCATGGACCAGTCGGCTTCGCTACGGGGGTCAAAGGGACACGCCGTTTTCCTTGACTGCCGCAACCAAAGCGTACAACTGATCCCGTTCGACCCCCGGGAAGCCGGACTCGTCCTCCTGGTCATCGACACCAAGGTCTCGCATTCGCATGCGGACGGTGGCTACGCCTCCCGCCGGGAGTCCTGCGAAGTGGGCGCCCAAGTACTGGGAGTGACCGCCCTTCGCGACGTCGGCATCGGCGATCTGGAGGAAGCCAGCGGGCTCCTGGACAGCGCGACTTTCCGAAGGGTGCGGCACATCGTCACGGAAAATGACCGCGTCTTGCAGACCGTGGAACGCCTCACCACGGACGGACCGGCCCATATCGGCCTGCTGCTGGATGCGAGCCATGCATCCATGCGGGACGACTTTGAGATTTCGTGCCCGGAACTGGATCTTGCAGTGGAAACCTCGCGTGCCCACGGCGCTATCGGCGCCCGGATGACGGGGGGCGGTTTCGGCGGCTCAGCCATCGCCCTCACCCCGGTGGGCCATGAGCAGGAGGTGCGCGACGCCGTCGTACGCGCCTTCGCGGCGGCCGGATTCACGACGCCGGACGTCTTCCCCGTGACCCCCGCTGCAGGAGCCGCACGCCTCGCCTGA
- a CDS encoding acetyl-CoA C-acetyltransferase produces the protein MPEAVIVSTARSPIGRAFKGSLKDERPDDLAAAMVTAALAKIPAFDPGALDGRGLDDLYLGCAEPSGEAGSNMARVVTVLAGLDTVPAATINRFCASSLQTLRMAFHAITAGEGHAFVSAGVESVSRYQNWVGAGETDTSHHNPLFQAARARTASRAASNTPWTDPRLGGRMPDVYIAMGQTAENIATSHRISRAEQDLWAVQSQNRAEAALASGFYAREITPYARKDGTVVDRDDSPRAGVTLEAVSALEPVFRKEGTVTAGNACPLNDGAAAAVVMSDLRARELGLEPLARIVSTGVSALSPELMGMGPVESSRRALALAGLSMADIDLVELNEAFAVQVVASARELGIDPEKLNVHGGAIALGHPFGMTGARMTTTLLNGLRERDCTLGLATLCVGGGQGMAVVLERLS, from the coding sequence ATGCCTGAGGCCGTCATCGTTTCCACCGCCAGAAGCCCCATTGGACGCGCTTTCAAGGGGTCCCTCAAGGATGAACGTCCTGATGACCTCGCGGCGGCGATGGTGACCGCGGCACTAGCCAAAATTCCGGCTTTCGATCCGGGAGCGCTGGACGGCCGCGGCCTCGATGACCTCTACCTTGGCTGCGCCGAACCGAGCGGAGAAGCCGGCTCGAACATGGCCCGAGTGGTGACGGTGTTGGCTGGCCTCGACACCGTCCCGGCGGCCACGATCAACCGCTTCTGTGCCTCGAGCCTGCAGACCCTTCGGATGGCCTTCCATGCGATCACCGCCGGAGAAGGCCATGCCTTTGTCTCGGCCGGGGTCGAGTCCGTTTCGCGCTACCAGAACTGGGTGGGCGCTGGGGAAACGGACACGAGCCACCACAACCCCCTGTTCCAGGCCGCCCGCGCCCGCACCGCCTCCCGCGCCGCGTCGAACACCCCCTGGACGGATCCCCGTCTGGGTGGGCGAATGCCGGACGTCTACATCGCAATGGGACAGACCGCAGAAAATATCGCCACGAGCCATAGAATCAGCCGGGCGGAACAGGATCTATGGGCAGTCCAGAGCCAGAACCGTGCCGAGGCGGCCCTTGCCTCCGGTTTCTACGCCCGGGAAATCACGCCATATGCACGTAAAGACGGCACCGTCGTAGATCGCGACGATTCGCCCCGCGCCGGTGTCACCTTGGAAGCCGTCAGCGCCTTGGAGCCCGTCTTCCGCAAGGAAGGAACAGTGACCGCAGGGAACGCATGCCCGCTCAACGACGGCGCCGCCGCCGCCGTGGTCATGAGTGATTTGAGGGCCCGGGAGCTTGGCCTCGAACCGCTGGCACGGATCGTCTCAACGGGAGTCAGCGCCCTTTCGCCGGAACTCATGGGGATGGGGCCCGTAGAGTCCTCACGCCGGGCCCTGGCCCTCGCCGGACTGAGCATGGCGGACATCGACCTCGTGGAGCTCAACGAGGCCTTCGCCGTGCAGGTGGTGGCGAGTGCACGCGAACTCGGCATCGATCCGGAGAAGCTCAACGTGCATGGGGGGGCCATAGCCCTCGGCCACCCGTTCGGCATGACGGGCGCCCGCATGACCACCACCCTGCTCAACGGGCTACGCGAACGCGACTGCACGTTGGGGCTGGCAACGCTCTGCGTCGGCGGCGGCCAAGGCATGGCGGTGGTCCTCGAGCGGCTGTCCTAG
- a CDS encoding Bax inhibitor-1/YccA family protein gives MALGGNPIFNGKNFRGATQAPPVPSYSQGQNQYGQNQYGRPGWAAQPQMTSDQLQQMYNQPSAGPAETGRMTFDDVIVKTAACLALLLLGAAITLFVAPGTASLLMVVGALGGFVLAMVNTFKKQPSPALILTYAGLEGLFLGGLTRLLDGMFPGVGLQAVIGTLAVFGVTLALFKSGKVRATPKAMRFFMIAMLGYLVFAVINMVLVWTGAVQSPFGLSSSVHIFGIPLGVFIGILAIGLAAFSLVMDFTSIEQGVLQGAPEKYSWTAAFGLTVTLVWLYVEIIRLLAILRGDD, from the coding sequence ATGGCACTCGGCGGCAACCCGATCTTCAACGGAAAGAATTTCCGTGGAGCCACCCAGGCTCCGCCTGTTCCCAGCTACTCCCAGGGCCAGAACCAGTACGGCCAGAACCAGTACGGCCGGCCAGGCTGGGCAGCACAGCCGCAGATGACCAGCGATCAGCTGCAGCAGATGTACAACCAGCCATCAGCCGGTCCGGCCGAGACCGGCCGCATGACTTTCGATGACGTCATCGTCAAGACTGCGGCCTGCCTCGCCTTACTGTTGCTCGGCGCAGCCATCACGCTGTTCGTGGCCCCGGGCACCGCAAGCCTCCTCATGGTGGTCGGCGCGTTGGGCGGCTTCGTGTTGGCCATGGTCAATACTTTCAAGAAGCAGCCGTCGCCGGCGCTGATCCTGACTTATGCCGGTCTGGAGGGCTTGTTCCTCGGCGGGCTGACACGCCTTCTGGATGGTATGTTCCCGGGAGTCGGCCTGCAGGCAGTCATCGGCACGCTTGCCGTGTTCGGTGTGACGCTGGCCCTCTTCAAGAGCGGCAAGGTGCGCGCCACTCCCAAGGCGATGCGCTTCTTCATGATCGCCATGCTCGGATACCTCGTCTTCGCCGTAATCAACATGGTTCTGGTATGGACCGGCGCCGTCCAGTCTCCGTTCGGTCTGAGCAGCAGCGTGCACATCTTCGGCATCCCGCTGGGCGTGTTCATCGGCATCTTGGCTATTGGCCTGGCCGCTTTCTCGCTGGTCATGGACTTCACGAGCATCGAGCAGGGTGTACTGCAGGGCGCACCGGAGAAATACTCCTGGACGGCTGCTTTCGGCCTGACCGTCACGCTCGTGTGGCTCTACGTGGAGATCATCCGCTTGCTGGCGATCCTGCGGGGCGACGACTAA
- a CDS encoding ABC transporter ATP-binding protein: MTLLELKNISVHYGRIQAISDMSFSVEEGEIVSLIGANGAGKTTTMRTISGLLSPSAGSITFAGKDITRMKAHIRVVRGISQAPEGRGIFPGMTVMENLDMGSYGRKDRTKVGDDLERVFDLFPRLKERIKQLGGTMSGGEQQMLAIGRALMSNPKLLLLDEPSMGLAPQFIRQIFKIVTEINNQGTTVLLVEQNANQALARAHRAFVLETGSITHRGTGKELLANPAVKEAYLGVG, encoded by the coding sequence ATGACGTTGCTTGAGCTGAAGAACATATCCGTCCACTATGGCCGGATCCAAGCCATTTCCGACATGTCATTCAGCGTCGAAGAGGGTGAAATCGTCTCGCTTATTGGCGCCAACGGTGCTGGCAAGACCACCACCATGAGGACCATCTCGGGATTGCTGAGTCCGTCAGCTGGCTCCATCACTTTCGCCGGCAAGGACATCACCAGGATGAAGGCGCACATTCGGGTCGTCCGGGGTATTTCACAGGCGCCGGAGGGCCGGGGAATCTTCCCGGGCATGACGGTAATGGAGAACCTCGACATGGGTTCCTACGGCCGCAAGGACCGGACGAAGGTGGGTGATGATTTGGAGCGCGTCTTCGACCTTTTTCCGCGTTTGAAGGAGCGTATCAAGCAGCTGGGCGGCACCATGAGCGGCGGCGAACAACAAATGCTTGCCATTGGCCGGGCCCTGATGTCCAATCCCAAGTTGCTGCTGCTGGATGAACCTTCCATGGGGCTTGCCCCGCAATTCATCCGACAGATCTTCAAGATTGTCACCGAGATCAACAACCAGGGAACCACCGTGCTTCTGGTGGAGCAGAACGCCAACCAGGCGTTGGCCCGGGCGCATCGTGCCTTTGTCCTTGAAACCGGATCAATTACGCACCGCGGCACGGGCAAGGAATTGCTCGCCAACCCGGCGGTCAAGGAAGCGTACTTGGGCGTCGGATAG
- a CDS encoding ABC transporter ATP-binding protein has product MSEAIEPDIDVDALKEQGVDLEVAERVAPERDIVTKVGEALVQVQNLTVKFGGLTALDNVTFDINRGEILGLIGPNGAGKTTCFNAMTGVYKPTSGKVLLEGQSLNGLPQHKITRRGLARTFQNIRLFGEMTALENVVVGLDARHRTSVGGALLRLPTHVREEKTAIERGMALLEFVGIADHAHFLSRHLPYGYQRRLEIARALATDPKVLCLDEPAAGFNPAEKEELMALIRTIRDDGYTVLLIEHDMKLVMGVTDRIVVLEFGKKIADAIPKIIRDDPKVISAYLGEPEDDVA; this is encoded by the coding sequence ATGAGTGAAGCGATCGAACCGGACATTGACGTCGACGCGCTCAAGGAACAGGGCGTGGACCTTGAAGTTGCCGAGAGGGTGGCCCCCGAGAGGGATATCGTCACCAAGGTTGGCGAAGCCTTGGTCCAGGTCCAAAACCTCACCGTCAAGTTTGGTGGCCTGACGGCCCTGGACAATGTCACGTTCGATATCAACCGTGGCGAAATCCTGGGTTTGATCGGGCCTAACGGGGCCGGCAAAACCACCTGCTTCAACGCCATGACCGGTGTGTACAAGCCAACGTCGGGAAAGGTCTTGCTGGAAGGCCAGTCGCTCAACGGATTGCCGCAGCACAAGATTACCCGCCGAGGTTTGGCGCGGACATTCCAGAACATCCGCCTTTTTGGTGAGATGACAGCCTTGGAAAATGTCGTCGTCGGCCTCGATGCGCGTCACCGAACAAGTGTTGGCGGCGCGCTCCTGCGCTTGCCGACCCACGTCCGGGAAGAGAAGACCGCCATTGAACGAGGCATGGCGCTGCTTGAGTTCGTGGGGATCGCCGATCACGCGCATTTCCTGTCGCGGCACCTGCCTTACGGGTACCAGCGCCGTTTGGAAATTGCGCGGGCACTAGCCACCGATCCCAAAGTTCTGTGCCTGGATGAGCCGGCGGCCGGGTTCAATCCCGCTGAAAAGGAAGAGCTCATGGCCCTGATCCGCACCATCCGGGATGACGGCTACACGGTACTGCTCATTGAGCACGACATGAAGCTGGTCATGGGCGTAACAGACCGGATCGTGGTCCTGGAGTTCGGGAAAAAGATCGCCGACGCAATTCCGAAGATCATTCGCGATGACCCGAAAGTTATTTCCGCCTATCTCGGGGAGCCTGAAGATGACGTTGCTTGA